TCGCATTGATCAGCTGATTGGCAATCTGCAAATAGATAGAAGTCTCTGATTTTCTATCTATTTTTATAAAACTTTCATAAGGAATCTTAACCGGACTATCCATAATATCAAAACTGGCACCATGTAACCATCCGGCAATATACTACTTTTGACATCAAAATAAAAATCTATGGAATTTCATCATCTGTTAAAAAAAATTGTACAGGAAGGAAGTACCCACGCCAAATGGCTAAACACTCTTTCTTTTATGGAAAATGCCGGTGCAAGAAAAATATCAAAATGTGAACATCCAACATTGGTTTCTCAGATTCAGCTGAAACATGCTGCTGAAGAACACCGCCACGCTTATTATTTAAAAAAACAAATCGGGAAAATAAATCCTGCACTCTGCAAAACCTACGAAAGCACAGAGCTTCTGGCGCCTATTGCAACAAGCCAATATCTTCACTCACTGGATATTAAAGCCTGTCGTTATCTTCAGAAAGCATTCAATCTTGATAAGGTAGATATTAAATATGCAGCCTATCTTTTTGTAACCTATGCTATTGAAGTGCGTGCAGATGAGCTTTATCCTGTTTACCAACAAGTGCTTACAGAAGCGTCTTCTAAAATCATGGTAAAATCGATCATTCTTGAAGAAGAAGGACATCTGGAGGAAATGATTCATCAGCTTAATGAATTTTCATCTGACTGGAAGCGCCATGCCGATCATATTCTGACCATAGAAAAAGAACTGCATGAAGAATGGATCAACGCTATTACCCAGGAAGTAGCTCAATTGAATTATGCTTAGCAACAGCTCTCGTTTTCAGGAATCTCTTGATAAAAGAAAAGAGGAGGGAACGTTAAGGCGTTTACGGCTTCAACCTGATGGAATTGATTTTTATTCCAATGATTATCTGGGGTTTGCAAAAAATAAAGATCTACAACATTTGCTGTTGCAAAAGGTTATGAATAATCCTCAACTGCTTTCCGGAAGTACTGGTTCAAGGTTGATTAGTGGAAACAGTGACATTGTTGTTTCTGTAGAAAAGGATATTGCTCAGAAACATCAGTTTGACTCAGCATTGCTTTTTTCATCAGGATATAATGCAAATCTGGCCTTATTTTCTACACTTCCCAGCCGTCACGATACAATTATTGTGGACGAACAGATCCATCGGTCGGTACATGATGCGTGTAAATTATCGAATGCGAAAAAACTGAAATTCAAGCATAATGATCTTGAGAATCTTGAAAATGTTTTAAAAAAGCAAGAAGGTCATTGCTATATCGCAGTAGAAAGTCTTTACTCGATGGAAGGAGATTTTGCACCTATTCAGGAAATTGCTTCAATTGCAAGTAAATATAAAGCTTCTTTGATTGTAGATGAAGCCCACGCATTCGGAGTTTTTGGATATGGACTGATTGAAAAATATCAGTTACAGAATCATGTTTCAGCAGCAGTTATAACCTACGGAAAAGCTCTCGGATCTCATGGAGCTGCAATTGTTTGCAGTGAGACAGTGAAATCTTATCTGATCAATTTTGCAAGTCCGTTCATCTATACCACATCAGCACAGGATTTCCAGTGGATGAGTATAAGAACAGGATATGAATTTTTAGATCAGCATCATGAACTGGCCGTAAAACTTCAGGATAATATTAAAATTTTCCGAAGCCAAAATTTACAATCTCCGTCAGCAAAAACAAGTCCGGTTCAGGCTATTATAATCCCTGACAACCAAAAGCTAAAGGAATTACAGCAAACTTTATCTGAAGAAGGATTTTTAACCTACGCTATCTACAGCCCAACAGTAAAAGAAGGAAGTGAACGGTTAAGAATATGCCTTCACAGCTTTAATACAGAAGAAGAAATTATGAAATTAACCGGGATTATTAAAGAATTTGTTTAAAACAAAAAATAAACTTTAAAACCCGGAACACAAATCCAGAACCCCAAATTACATGAAATTATTTATAACAGGAATAGGAACCGAAATAGGAAAAACAGTCTGTTCAGCCGTTTTGGTTCAGCATTTTAAAACAGAATACTGGAAACCCATACAGTCCGGAGATCTTCACTATACAGATAGTCATAAGATTGAAGCATGGACAGATACCGAATTTTGCCATCCGGAAACTTACCGTTTACAGCTGGCAGCATCACCACATCAGTCTGCAAGAGAAGAAAATATTACCATTAATCTGAATGATTTTCAACTTCCAAAAACAGCAGGTCCATTAATTGTTGAAGGAGCTGGAGGACTTATGGTACCCATATCAGACACTACATTCATGATAGATCTGATTGAAGAATTAAACCTTCCTACAGCACTGGTAGTCAGAAATTATTTAGGATGCATTAATCACAGCTTGCTGTCAATCATCGCATTACGACAGAGAGAAATTCAGCTGGAATATTTAATTCTTAACGGAGATTTCCCTGAAGATACAGAAAGAGTGATCTGCAGTTTTATTGAAAAAGAAACAAAAATTATAAAGATTCCCGAAATCAGCAATACGAATAAGGAATCTATACAAAATGCTGCAAAGCAATTAACAATAACAAAAATAGGATAATGGATACAAAAACAACATTGAGAAACAACTGGACAAAAGAAGAAATTGAGGAAATTTATCACCTTCCTCTGATGGAACTGATTTATAAAGCAGCAACCGTGCACCGTGAATGGCATGATCCTTCTGAAGTACAGATTTCAACACTATTATCTATCAAAACAGGTGGATGTCCTGAAGACTGTTCATATTGCGGACAGGCAGCCCGTTATCACACGAATATCAAAGTACAGGCTTTATTACCTACAGAAACAGTAATTGCTCACGCTCAAAAAGCGAAAGACTCGGGATCTTCAAGGTTCTGTATGGCTGCGGCATGGCGTGAAGTTCGTAATAACCGTGATTTTGACAGGGTTATTGATATGGTAAAAGGAGTAAATGATCTTGGTCTGGAAGTGTGCTGTACACTGGGAATGCTTACAGAAGAACAGGCCGTAAGACTTCAGGAAGCAGGATTATACGCGTACAATCACAACCTTGACACTTCTGAGCAGTATTATGAAGAGATCATCTCTACCAGAACCTTTGACAACAGAATCAATACAATCAATAATGTAAGAAAAGCAGGAATCACAGTGTGTTCAGGAGGAATTATCGGACTTGGAGAAACCCATAGAGACAGAATTTCAATGCTTTTAACTTTAGCAACTATGCCAAAACATCCGGAATCCGTTCCTATCAATGCTTTAGCCAGAGTAGCAGGTACGCCGTTAGCAGATAACGAAAAAGTAGACACTTGGGAAATGGTAAGAATGATTGCTACCGCAAGAATCGTAATGCCTTCTTCTATGGTAAGATTAAGTGCAGGACGTATAGAAATGTCCGAAACAGAGCAGGCATGGTGCTTTATGGCAGGAGCTAACTCCATTTTTACAGGAGAAAGAGAAACGTTATTGGTAACACCTAACCCTGGAGTTTCTGAAGATATGCAGATGCTGGAGACGTTAGGGCTGAAACCTATGATGAAAAAAGAAACATGCTGTTAGGTAATTATGAATTATAAATGATAAATGATGAGTGATGAGCTGGATTGCTGGTGTTATAGCACTTATTATAAAATTTGTTTTTGAATTTTTATAAACTGCTCTACAAGTTGGAAAACGCAAAGACGCAAATATTTTTAAGTTTTAAGTTGCAAAGATTTTATCTCCGATAAAATTGATTACGTACAAATGATACAGACCAGTCACTCAATATGCGTTTCACTTGCTGAAAATCTCACATTGAGCTAAGTCGAAATGTTTTTGCGTCCTTAAAATAATAGCAATCGATGAAAAATTTTGTGCTTTTGCGATTAATCCAACATTCAACATAACATATTCAACTAAATTATTGTTAAATCCATCTCCATCACTCATTTCTATTCTTTACATCAATATATGAATACAATAAAAAAAGAAACCAGCCTTCAAAAAAGAGATAGAGCCGTCAACTGGCATCCCTATACCCAGATGAAAACAGCCGATGATGCCATTCCTATTGTAAAAGGAAAAGGGATTTATCTTTATGACAACGAAGGAAAACAATATCTGGATGTTGTTTCATCTTGGTGGGTAACGCTTCATGGGCATTCTCATCCTTATATTGCGCAACGTGTTTTTGAACAGTTAAATACACTGGAACAGGTTATTTTTGCCGGGTTTACGCATGAACCTGCGGTACAGCTTTCAGAAAATTTACTGAAACTTCTTCCGGCTGGCCAGGAAAAGGTATTTTATTCAGACAATGGTTCTACTGCAGTAGAAGTAGCCTTAAAAATGTGTATCCAGTACGCCTACAATAAGGACAAAAAGAAAACAAAGATTTTAGCTTTTAAAAATGCGTATCATGGGGATACCTTTGGAGCCATGTCTGTAAGCGGAAAGAGTTTCTGGACAAGACCCTTTGAAAGCATGCTGTTTGAAGTTGTTTTCATCGATACCCCCAACGCTGCGAACCTGGACAGTTTACATAAACAGATTAAAGAATTAGCCGATGAAGTAGCATGTTTTATTTATGAACCGTTAGTTCAGGGAGCTGCCGGAATGCTGATGTATAAAGCGGAAGACCTTAGCCAGCTGATGAAATTCTGTAGAGAAGAAGGTGTTCTTATGATTCAGGATGAAGTCTTTACAGGATTTGGAAGAACAGGAAAGCTTTTCGCAGCAGATTATCTTACGGAAAAACCGGACATTATGTGTTTTTCAAAAGGATTAACAGGAGGAACTATGCCCATGGGAATCACCACTTGTTCCAATGAAATTTACAATGCCTTTCTTTCCGATGACCGCCATAAAACCTTATTTCACGGACATTCGTTTACGGCTAATCCATTAGCCTGTACTGCGGCTCTGGCCAGTATGGAAATACTCTTGACAAATGAAACTCAAATGAATATTAACCGCATCACTCATCAGCATTCTGAGTTTGTGAAAGCGCTTGCTTTGCATCCTCATGTAGAAAAGGTACGTCAGATCGGAACTATTTTAGCTTTCGATTTTAAAACCGGGAATGATACTTCTTATTTCAATGAAATAGGGAAGAAGCTTTACAATGAATTCTTGCAGAGAGGCATTATTATGAGGCCGTTGGGAAATGTAATCTATCTGGTTCCCCCGTATTGTATTACTTCAGAAGAACTGGATTTTGTCTATCAGAATATTATGGAAGTTCTGGATCAGTTTAAAGAATAAGCTGATTCTCTTCAGATTATAATTATATTTAATTTTTTTAATACACCTTATAGGTTTTTGTAAACCTATAAGGTTTTATGTATCATTTTTTAAACAATCACTTCTCCTTTTGCAGGTTTCTTTAAAGCTCCTGTTCTGCTTTCTTCAAAAGGCCAATCAGATCTTTCAATTCATCTTTATTGAATTCCAGTAAGTTCTGATTAAAATAATGGGACGGAATTTTTATATAATTAACCCATGAAGAAAGCTTTTCACGATAAACACTTCCGAATTCAATATTACTCATCGTAACAAACTTGTACTTTGTTTCCTGACTCACTTTTTCATTTTCTTTCTGCTCCACAGTCTGAAGAGACTGAATCAGTTTTCCCAGTTCATTTTTATCAACGGTAAGTGTTTTTTTGGAGATTTCATCAAACGTTTCGTATTCATACATGATTCCCAGAAGAGACTCTGATGAATTGTCAGAAACATCTTTCGTCACAATTTTCTGAATATTCAGGTTTTTAAATTTGCCCAGATTACTGACTTTTTTCTCAATCAATGTCCCTTTTCTTGAATTAACGGCTAGTCCGCGGGAGGTTGGTATAGATCTTTGGATAGTAGGTGGTGGTGCTGTTTGAGCAGTTGCCCATGTACCTAATACACAGGATATCAAAATAATGATTCTTTTCATTTGTAAAAATTGTTATTAGTTTTTATACACTTAAAATTATACTGTAATATTCGACAATATATAAAATATTAATCAAATCTTTTACCCCAGCTCATTTCCCCAGGAATGCAATTGAAAAAGGATAGGACCTAATTTTTTTCCTTGTTCCGTCAACTTATAATATACCTCTGGCGGGAAATTGTAAACCTCGATTCTTTCAATAATGAGATCTTCCTCCAGCTGTTTCAGCTGTTCTGCAAGTACTTTCTTGGACACCCTGGGCATATTTCTCCAAAGTTCCACAAAACGGACCTGATCTTCTTCAAAAAGATTATGCAGGATCAGCGGTTTCCATTTTCCCGCAATGATATTCAGGCTTCGTCTTAATCCACAGTTTTTAAATTCTTCAAAATTCATATATCACCTAAGTATTTATGGGAAACCTTTTGGTAACCTTCGATTGTTTGACCTTCGTTAGTCAATAAATTTGTTCAACAAAAATACTCAAAATGAAATTACAATTATGGCGCAATGCAACATTGCTACTGAATATTGACGGAATTTCCATACTGGTAGATCCGATGCTCGGAGAAAAAGGGTCTATGGGAAAAATGCCTATGACAGAAAGTGAATTACTGAATCCTCTTGTTGATCTGCCTTTCAGTAGAGAAGAATTAAAGAAAAAATTAGAAGGAATAGATGCTGTCGCGGTAACCCATCTTCATCCGGATCATTGGGATGCTGACGCAGTAGAACTTCTCGATAAAAATATTCCGGTTATCTGTTCA
The nucleotide sequence above comes from Chryseobacterium sp. 7. Encoded proteins:
- a CDS encoding aminotransferase class I/II-fold pyridoxal phosphate-dependent enzyme, producing MLSNSSRFQESLDKRKEEGTLRRLRLQPDGIDFYSNDYLGFAKNKDLQHLLLQKVMNNPQLLSGSTGSRLISGNSDIVVSVEKDIAQKHQFDSALLFSSGYNANLALFSTLPSRHDTIIVDEQIHRSVHDACKLSNAKKLKFKHNDLENLENVLKKQEGHCYIAVESLYSMEGDFAPIQEIASIASKYKASLIVDEAHAFGVFGYGLIEKYQLQNHVSAAVITYGKALGSHGAAIVCSETVKSYLINFASPFIYTTSAQDFQWMSIRTGYEFLDQHHELAVKLQDNIKIFRSQNLQSPSAKTSPVQAIIIPDNQKLKELQQTLSEEGFLTYAIYSPTVKEGSERLRICLHSFNTEEEIMKLTGIIKEFV
- the bioD gene encoding dethiobiotin synthase is translated as MKLFITGIGTEIGKTVCSAVLVQHFKTEYWKPIQSGDLHYTDSHKIEAWTDTEFCHPETYRLQLAASPHQSAREENITINLNDFQLPKTAGPLIVEGAGGLMVPISDTTFMIDLIEELNLPTALVVRNYLGCINHSLLSIIALRQREIQLEYLILNGDFPEDTERVICSFIEKETKIIKIPEISNTNKESIQNAAKQLTITKIG
- the bioB gene encoding biotin synthase BioB, with protein sequence MDTKTTLRNNWTKEEIEEIYHLPLMELIYKAATVHREWHDPSEVQISTLLSIKTGGCPEDCSYCGQAARYHTNIKVQALLPTETVIAHAQKAKDSGSSRFCMAAAWREVRNNRDFDRVIDMVKGVNDLGLEVCCTLGMLTEEQAVRLQEAGLYAYNHNLDTSEQYYEEIISTRTFDNRINTINNVRKAGITVCSGGIIGLGETHRDRISMLLTLATMPKHPESVPINALARVAGTPLADNEKVDTWEMVRMIATARIVMPSSMVRLSAGRIEMSETEQAWCFMAGANSIFTGERETLLVTPNPGVSEDMQMLETLGLKPMMKKETCC
- the bioA gene encoding adenosylmethionine--8-amino-7-oxononanoate transaminase, giving the protein MNTIKKETSLQKRDRAVNWHPYTQMKTADDAIPIVKGKGIYLYDNEGKQYLDVVSSWWVTLHGHSHPYIAQRVFEQLNTLEQVIFAGFTHEPAVQLSENLLKLLPAGQEKVFYSDNGSTAVEVALKMCIQYAYNKDKKKTKILAFKNAYHGDTFGAMSVSGKSFWTRPFESMLFEVVFIDTPNAANLDSLHKQIKELADEVACFIYEPLVQGAAGMLMYKAEDLSQLMKFCREEGVLMIQDEVFTGFGRTGKLFAADYLTEKPDIMCFSKGLTGGTMPMGITTCSNEIYNAFLSDDRHKTLFHGHSFTANPLACTAALASMEILLTNETQMNINRITHQHSEFVKALALHPHVEKVRQIGTILAFDFKTGNDTSYFNEIGKKLYNEFLQRGIIMRPLGNVIYLVPPYCITSEELDFVYQNIMEVLDQFKE
- a CDS encoding winged helix-turn-helix transcriptional regulator — translated: MNFEEFKNCGLRRSLNIIAGKWKPLILHNLFEEDQVRFVELWRNMPRVSKKVLAEQLKQLEEDLIIERIEVYNFPPEVYYKLTEQGKKLGPILFQLHSWGNELG